ATCACATGAGGTTTTTATGGCTGTCAGCCTTACGCTGGAAAGCACGGCTTATACACTGGATCAGCTCACTACCCGTCCTGAAGCGCAGATAGCCCTCGCTGGCCGTTCCAATGTCGGCAAATCTTCTCTTATCAATGCGTTGGCTGGCAGAAAAAAGCTGGCCAAGGTAAGCTCCACTCCCGGTAAAACCCGTTCTGTCAATTTTTACCTTGTGGAACCCTTGAATTTTTATCTTGTGGACCTGCCCGGCTATGGCTATGCCCGAGCCAGCCATGGTGAACGCGAAAAGTGGGCAAAACTGCTGGAGCGGTACCTCGTTGAGTGCGCCAGTCTCAAAGCGCTTGCCTTGCTGCTTGACTGCCGCCTGACGCCCCAGCAGCTTGACCTGAATCTTGCCTCGTTTGCTCAAAGAAACCGCTTGCTCCTGGTGCCCGTACTGACGAAAGCCGACAAATGCAATCAGCGTGAACGTTCGGCACGGCAAAAGGAATGGCAGGATATACTGGGCATCTGTCCCGTGCTGACCTCATCCAGCAGCCGTTTGGGCATTGATGCCCTATGGCGCGCACTGGCGCAGGCGGCCGGGGTTGAAGCGCCGATCATCAAGGCTCCATAGAGCTTCCCCTGGCGGGAAAAGCATGGGTGCTCTACTCTGCCGCTTTTTCGCCCGGTTCCATATGGATGATGATACGTCCCAGTTGCGGAATGCTCAGCCGTAATTGTTTTTCCAGGCGCATACACACTGTATGCGCCTCTTCTACATTTAATGCCGGGGCTATATCGCAGTGGAAGGAGATGCAGACCCCCTGTTCCGGCACTTCGTAGACAGAAAACTTGTGCGGAGTTGTGACCAGCGGTTCCTTGGCAATGGCGATTTCAATCTCACGCCAGGCCATTTCCGCATATGACAAAGACACAGAGGCTCCGTACGCCAGGGCGCAGGCGGCCCCTTCCGGCTCCAGGTGG
This DNA window, taken from Desulfovibrio sp. 86, encodes the following:
- the yihA gene encoding ribosome biogenesis GTP-binding protein YihA/YsxC, with the protein product MAVSLTLESTAYTLDQLTTRPEAQIALAGRSNVGKSSLINALAGRKKLAKVSSTPGKTRSVNFYLVEPLNFYLVDLPGYGYARASHGEREKWAKLLERYLVECASLKALALLLDCRLTPQQLDLNLASFAQRNRLLLVPVLTKADKCNQRERSARQKEWQDILGICPVLTSSSSRLGIDALWRALAQAAGVEAPIIKAP